Proteins encoded together in one Aminipila butyrica window:
- a CDS encoding helix-turn-helix transcriptional regulator, whose product MEREWLINCRNKKKHTQASISQSVGISQQYYSKIEKGLRTPSTDVAMKIANILEFKWTRFYEEQEQM is encoded by the coding sequence ATGGAACGTGAGTGGTTAATCAATTGCAGAAATAAAAAAAAGCATACACAAGCATCTATTTCCCAGAGCGTTGGGATAAGCCAACAATATTATTCTAAAATTGAAAAGGGACTTAGAACGCCATCAACGGATGTAGCTATGAAAATTGCTAATATTTTGGAATTTAAATGGACGAGATTCTATGAAGAGCAGGAGCAAATGTAA
- a CDS encoding helix-turn-helix domain-containing protein gives MLDKNIFASRIKALRLSFNVPQSTLGQVLNVSKTQISDIENAKSTTSLERAYLLADYFDVSVDYLLGRTDNPKINN, from the coding sequence ATGTTAGATAAAAATATTTTCGCTTCAAGAATTAAAGCACTTCGCTTATCTTTTAACGTCCCTCAATCTACATTAGGACAAGTACTTAATGTCAGCAAAACCCAAATAAGTGATATTGAAAATGCCAAAAGTACGACTTCTTTAGAAAGGGCCTATTTACTAGCAGATTACTTTGACGTTTCTGTTGACTACCTACTGGGCCGAACAGACAACCCGAAGATTAACAATTAA
- a CDS encoding helix-turn-helix domain-containing protein: MKTIITRLRIERINRGWTQEYVADELGISKTSVHDIEKGKQLPSYKVLVKLENLFNLSHRELLAAVDEKPFSPTN; the protein is encoded by the coding sequence ATGAAAACAATTATAACAAGGCTAAGAATCGAACGAATCAATAGAGGATGGACGCAAGAGTACGTTGCTGATGAATTAGGAATTTCTAAAACATCTGTCCATGATATTGAAAAAGGTAAACAATTACCTTCATACAAAGTCCTTGTTAAGTTAGAAAATTTGTTTAACTTATCTCATCGTGAACTGTTGGCCGCAGTAGATGAGAAGCCTTTCTCTCCAACCAATTAA
- a CDS encoding helix-turn-helix domain-containing protein translates to MRIKELRKERKYTQAQLAEILEISQQNMSKYETSKLEPDITSLMKLADFFDVSIDYLLNRSNIRNLTTVNIGNNQVACFSKDQQELLNSFNLLNKKNQGAILERTRMLLELQEEEISTNKKGASAS, encoded by the coding sequence ATGCGTATCAAGGAGCTCCGAAAGGAAAGAAAATATACACAAGCGCAATTAGCAGAAATTCTTGAAATTTCTCAGCAAAACATGAGCAAATATGAGACATCGAAACTTGAGCCAGATATTACTAGTCTTATGAAGCTTGCCGACTTCTTCGATGTTTCTATTGATTATCTATTAAATCGAAGTAATATACGCAACCTCACTACTGTAAACATTGGAAATAATCAAGTTGCTTGCTTTTCAAAAGATCAACAAGAACTTCTAAATTCTTTTAATCTACTGAACAAAAAGAACCAAGGCGCCATATTAGAAAGAACACGGATGTTACTAGAGTTACAAGAAGAAGAAATCAGTACAAATAAAAAGGGGGCATCTGCTTCATGA
- a CDS encoding S-layer homology domain-containing protein has product MKKKMFTMCLVGILTLATASSSFALSNFTDIKSGNWAEPYVNKLVEKGGINGYPDGTFKPSSTMTTAEFIKTIMAIIGDGEYQPIEGDKHWASGYMHYAGVLGIVPEGMFEKSDWDKPITREKMGVIMEKVAEVFYEEETLADSAKLASVKTGIKDYSSICDYCKDYIIQAVNRGLIQGYADGTFGPKKTATRAEAATMIVRLTEPTYRTVEVKTEAVKEGTNLADILPQALRDKGVGSFAKDYVVLENGNQFNLKYLYSNDENFYVEYKISGKVYTLDKNMGAIDVSSPTNDWGTEANPAVQKQAFNGKLAETAYFIFEAWHDNDNNSTIYLVPNTLTE; this is encoded by the coding sequence ATGAAGAAGAAAATGTTTACTATGTGCCTAGTAGGGATACTGACACTTGCAACAGCCAGTAGTTCTTTCGCTCTTTCAAACTTTACAGACATTAAGTCTGGAAACTGGGCAGAGCCTTATGTGAACAAACTGGTTGAGAAGGGCGGTATCAATGGATATCCAGACGGAACTTTTAAGCCCTCTAGCACCATGACCACAGCTGAATTTATCAAAACCATTATGGCTATCATCGGCGATGGGGAATATCAACCAATAGAAGGGGATAAGCATTGGGCTTCTGGTTACATGCACTATGCAGGAGTGCTGGGGATTGTCCCAGAAGGCATGTTTGAAAAAAGCGATTGGGATAAACCTATCACCAGAGAAAAGATGGGCGTGATTATGGAAAAGGTAGCAGAGGTTTTCTACGAAGAGGAAACTTTGGCGGACAGTGCCAAGCTTGCCTCTGTGAAAACAGGTATCAAAGATTATAGTAGTATCTGTGACTATTGCAAAGATTATATCATCCAAGCGGTGAACCGGGGACTGATTCAAGGCTATGCAGACGGTACTTTTGGCCCGAAAAAAACAGCTACCAGAGCAGAAGCGGCTACTATGATAGTTCGGCTCACAGAACCCACCTATCGAACTGTAGAAGTGAAAACAGAGGCTGTGAAAGAGGGAACTAACCTAGCGGATATTTTGCCACAGGCGTTGAGAGATAAAGGCGTAGGCAGTTTTGCAAAAGATTATGTTGTCCTAGAAAATGGTAATCAGTTCAATCTGAAATATCTGTATTCAAATGATGAAAATTTCTATGTAGAATATAAGATTTCTGGAAAAGTCTATACCTTAGACAAAAATATGGGAGCAATTGATGTAAGCAGTCCTACTAATGATTGGGGAACAGAGGCTAACCCAGCAGTCCAGAAGCAAGCCTTTAATGGAAAACTGGCAGAGACCGCCTATTTTATCTTTGAAGCTTGGCATGATAACGATAATAATTCAACGATATATTTAGTTCCAAATACTTTAACAGAATAA